TCCACGTGGGCGCAGGTCCATCCTAAAGGGGTGGTCCCACGTTTTGACGTGTACTGAGCGGGATTTCTGGTTCTCCTAGCGGGTCTGGCCTGGGCCCAGGTCCCCCTCAAGGTAGGGGTCATCCTCCCCCTCTCCGGGGCTTCTGCGGTTTCGGGTAAGGCGGCGCTGAACGGCATCCAGCTGGCTGCCGACGAGGTAAACACTGCCGGCAAGGTAAGGCTGGAGCTGGTGGTGGTGGACGACGGAACCGACCCCGCCAAGGCGGTTCCCGCCTTCACCAAGCTCATGACTGTGGACAAGGTGGACATCGTGATCGGCGGCCTGGCCAGCGGGGTTACCTTCGCCCTTTCCGGCCCCGTGAAGCAGTACGGGCCCCTCTTCCTGGCCATCGGGGCCGCCAGCTCTGTGGTGGAGCAGGCCTTTGAAGGTTATCCCCTATTTTTCCACTACCATCCCTGGGACTACCATAACGTGGCCGCCGCCTTGCAGTTCTTCCAGTACCTGAGCCGGGAACACGGGGCCAAGAGGGTGGCCATCCTTTATGAAGATGGGCCCTTCGGCTCCGCAGGCATTGGGGTCTACAAACAGCAGCTGGAAAAACTGGGCTACCAGGTCCAGGCGGAACCCTTCAAGGCCGGAAGCGGGCAGTTCACCGCCATCCTCACCCGCTTCCGGGCCTTCGCCCCGGATATCCTGTATTGGATCGGGTACGACGTGGATGCTTTGCCCATCGCCACCCAGGCAAGGCAGGTGGGTCTTAGGCCCAAGCTCATCTACGGTGCCCCGCCTTCCTGGCCCATCGGCTTCGAGAAGAACCCCCTTTCCAATGACATCGTCGGCATGACCGCCTGGTTGCCCAC
This is a stretch of genomic DNA from Thermus neutrinimicus. It encodes these proteins:
- a CDS encoding ABC transporter substrate-binding protein yields the protein MVLLAGLAWAQVPLKVGVILPLSGASAVSGKAALNGIQLAADEVNTAGKVRLELVVVDDGTDPAKAVPAFTKLMTVDKVDIVIGGLASGVTFALSGPVKQYGPLFLAIGAASSVVEQAFEGYPLFFHYHPWDYHNVAAALQFFQYLSREHGAKRVAILYEDGPFGSAGIGVYKQQLEKLGYQVQAEPFKAGSGQFTAILTRFRAFAPDILYWIGYDVDALPIATQARQVGLRPKLIYGAPPSWPIGFEKNPLSNDIVGMTAWLPTVANAESRRFVEAYRKKYGEVTEEYMAPMGYTIVKSLALAAEKAGGTDKNRIAEALAGLKMPTPLGPLSFKPSDTGRTKYQGFGPEIWFQFQYLQGSRRPVFPKEVATRPLRYPGEYYLR